From Macrobrachium rosenbergii isolate ZJJX-2024 chromosome 17, ASM4041242v1, whole genome shotgun sequence, one genomic window encodes:
- the LOC136847835 gene encoding organic cation transporter protein-like isoform X3, which produces MMNFDAVLDSIGEFGPYSRRVFALSCIVPIISAPAAVQQTFVGFISPYRCWVPNCDSDNSTYNASFLDYTIPFNEGKDQYEECEMFDLKDPGNNSTCTVADFDQSAAPVKCSKWVYDTELFTSTTVTDFDLACDRSFLGPLAGSMYMLGMLLGAIIIGDFADRFGRKYGILVSVVLLGGGGVLSAVSPNYTMFLIMRFFTGAGGVGLFQVTFVLAVEFIGAKWRTFCGIIIEVPFALGEAMTGVLAIFIREWRWLQVAITAPAFLLVSYMWIMPESVRWLVSQGRRGEAIKIIEKAAKVNGVEVPKHLLEDPSAEISTIDGSLSVANSKAELVADDVTDIQPKPKKTVLDLLRKPNMRKRSFNMFFCWAVCTLVYYGLSSNSGNLGGNIFVNFILTMLIEIPSYVFSYLVLDRMGRKGTLSFVLLLGGIACFVSGFIPEDIGWLIVTLSLVGKFGIAAAFAIVYVYSAEIFPTEYRSVGIGACSMCARVGGLIAPFIAYTAKTYKPLPLIIFGALSIISGILIVLLPETVGCELPQTLQESEDFGKDQSIWYFSCCSRKEESESSVVTPEGSSSEKTEKAGAEVTNN; this is translated from the exons atgcTGGGTACCAAACTGTGATAGTGACAACTCCACTTACAATGCAAGTTTCTTGGATTACACAATACCTTTCAATGAGGGGAAGGATCAGTATGAAGAGTGTGAAATGTTTGACCTCAAGGATCCTGGAAATAATTCCACCTGTACAGTCGCAGACTTCGACCAAAGTGCGGCCCCAGTTAAATGTTCCAAATGGGTCTATGATACGGAGCTTTTCACGTCGACCACTGTTACTGAT TTTGACCTGGCATGCGACAGAAGCTTCCTTGGTCCCCTTGCTGGTTCCATGTACATGCTGGGGATGTTGCTTGGCGCCATCATCATTGGTGACTTCGCTGATCGCTTCGGTCGGAAGTATGGGATCCTCGTGTCTGTGGTGTTGCTGGGTGGCGGCGGTGTACTCAGCGCTGTTTCGCCTAACTACACCATGTTCCTTATAATGAGGTTCTTCACTGGTGCCGGTGGCGTTGGACTCTTCCAAGTAACGTTTGTCTTAG cCGTCGAATTTATTGGTGCCAAGTGGAGAACATTCTGTGGTATTATCATTGAAGTTCCATTCGCGTTAGGTGAGGCCATGACTGGTGTCTTGGCCATTTTCATTCGAGAGTGGCGATGGCTTCAGGTAGCAATCACTGCTCCAGCCTTCCTACTTGTCTCTTACATGTG GATAATGCCAGAAAGTGTTCGTTGGTTGGTATcccaaggaagaagaggagaagcaattAAGATAATTGAAAAAGCAGCAAAAGTCAATGGTGTCGAAGTTCCGAAGCACCTCTTAGAGGATCCAAGTGCAGAG ATCTCAACAATTGATGGCAGTTTGTCTGTTGCAAATAGCAAAGCTGAGCTCGTTGCTGACGATGTAACCGACATACAACCTAAACCAAAGAAGACAGTCTTAGACCTTTTGAGAAAACCCAATATGAGGAAGCGTTCTTTTAACATGTTCTTCTGTTG GGCAGTGTGCACTCTAGTTTACTATGGACTTTCTAGCAACTCCGGTAACCTTGgtggaaatatttttgtgaacttCATTCTCACCATGTTGATTGAGATCCCATCTTATGTATTCAGCTACTTGGTTCTTGACAG AATGGGCAGGAAGGGCACCCTCTCCTTTGTTCTTTTGCTTGGTGGCATCGCGTGCTTCGTGTCCGGATTTATCCCAGAAG ATATTGGATGGCTGATTGTGACCTTGAGCCTTGTGGGTAAATTTGGTATTGCTGCTGCCTTTGCTATCGTATATGTCTATTCAGCCGAGATTTTCCCAACGGAGTACAGAAGTGTGGGTATTGGTGCATGTTCCATGTGTGCTCGAGTTGGTGGGTTAATAGCACCATTTATCGCATATACA gcTAAAACATATAAGCCATTGCCTCTTATCATTTTCGGGGCTCTGTCAATTATCTCTGGAATCTTAATTGTCTTACTGCCTGAGACTGTGGGCTGCGAATTACCCCAAACTTTGCAAGAGAGTGAAGACTTTGGCAA ggaCCAGTCTATATGGTATTTCTCCTGTTGTAGTAGAAAAGAAGAGTCAGAATCTTCTGTAGTTACTCCAGAGGGATCATCTTCCGAAAAAACTGAAAAGGCAGGAGCAGAAGTGACCAACAACTAG
- the LOC136847836 gene encoding uncharacterized protein isoform X3, with the protein MPSNCCSNKRSSNHQSKGEGRPEVHCYRNDYTGLSDSGSSPEPSTSNIGRGSTLVSGSSTDIASNAVGLLPDRPHDLEAVLPSLTQTASSDLCSSLNEEDAPGPFKRLVSCLAVTRPDYSFHQLFESLDAVRQHPSVLTYHTIQRFCQPSSKRSVSSTSLHNTLSQEEPIDYSAKEKTPFSFRTEEELRAPSVGPSRSSESQELPVQASLNSRFDIGAERDSERSSIAAETLNSLQEEECLQSYKNNHNLMSVIEEPGIGLTEDQEIALFTHILKHSKQEVTTEDSQVVMDIVQKSFSKKSIPVQEMSNMPIVGKGESASDLFARALVSTGSRRPRGEKRPIPESQKDDKYFERRRRNNLAAKKSRDNRKKREDMIAERAGFLERENAILRAQVATMREEAANLRTVLFQRKPEIIHLKQRSSIYLDGDAIVPE; encoded by the exons gACTAAGTGACAGTGGAAGCAGTCCGGAACCCTCCACATCGAATATAGGCAGAGGGTCTACCCTGGTGTCAGGGTCTAGCACTGACATTGCATCAAATGCCGTGGGTCTTCTTCCAGACAGGCCACACGATTTGGAAGCTGTTCTTCCATCACTAACTCAGACTGCCTCGAGTGACCTTTGTTCGTCTCTGAACGAGGAAGATGCGCCAGGACCCTTCAAGAGACTGGTTTCCTGTCTAGCAGTTACACGTCCTGATTACTCATTTCATCAGTTATTTGAATCACTTGATGCCGTAAGGCAGCATCCATCTGTACTGACTTATCATACGATCCAACGCTTCTGCCAGCCTTCTAGCAAACGGTCTGTGAGTTCTACGTCACTGCACAATACCCTATCACAAGAGGAACCGATTGACTATTCTGCCAAAGAGAAGACACCTTTCAGCTTTCGGACGGAGGAAGAGTTGCGGGCTCCAAGCGTGGGTCCTTCAAGATCCTCTGAAAGCCAAGAATTACCAGTGCAAGCAAGTTTGAACTCGAGGTTTGACATAGGCGCAGAGAGAGACTCTGAGCGCAGTTCTATTGCTGCAGAAACGTTGAATAGTTTGCAAGAAGAGGAATGCCTTCAGTCTTACAAAAATAACCACAACCTCATG agCGTTATCGAAGAACCCGGCATAGGGCTCACAGAAGACCAAGAGATAGCTCTATTCACGCACATTTTGAAACACTCCAAGCAAGAAGTGACGACAGAAGATAGCCAAGTCGTAATGGATATCGTTCAGAAGAGCTTTTCCAAGAAGAGTATTCCTGTTCAAGAAATGTCTAATATGCCTATCGTAGGGAAGG GAGAATCAGCCTCAGATTTGTTCGCTAGGGCACTTGTGTCCACTGGTTCGCGTCGACCCAGAGGTGAAAAAAGGCCCATTCCAGAATCTCAGAAGGACGACAAGTACTTTGAGAGAAGAAGACGTAACAACTTGGCAGCCAAAAAATCCAGAGATAATAGAAAGAAACGGGAGGACATG attgcTGAAAGGGCGGGATTCTTAGAGCGCGAAAACGCCATCTTGCGTGCCCAAGTAGCCACCATGAGAGAAGAGGCTGCCAACCTGCGTACAGTGCTTTTCCAAAGGAAACCGGAGATCATTCACTTAAAGCAGAGATCGTCCATTTACTTAGATGGTGATGCCATAGTTCCTGAATGA